In Paralichthys olivaceus isolate ysfri-2021 chromosome 1, ASM2471397v2, whole genome shotgun sequence, the following are encoded in one genomic region:
- the rhcga gene encoding rh family, C glycoprotein a — protein MGNCADCMRNFFCRTKNTNVRVSLPAVCFVWQIAMIVLFGVFIRYDEESDTHWAQHKRDHNITSDIENDFYFRYPSFQDVHVMIFVGFGFLMTFLKRYSFGGVGFNFLIASFGLQWALLMQGWFHSLDPETGKISIGVESLINADFCCAGSLIAYGALLGKVSPVQLLVVTLFGVTLFAVEEYIILDLLHCRDAGGSMVIHAFGGYYGLAISWVLYRPNLYQSKGLNGSVYHSDVFAMIGTLFLWMFWPSFNSAITDHGDGQHRAAINTYLALASSVLTTVAISSMSQKRGKLDMVHIQNATLAGGVAMGTAAEFMITPYGSLIVGFCCGIISTFGYLYVTPFLEKYLKIQDTCGVHNLHALPGMLGGFVGAIVAAAATESVYSKEGLINTFDFEGEFADRSVGTQGGFQAAGTCVAIAFGLVGGAIVGLILRFPIWGDPADDNCFEDEVYWEVPEDEESIPPVLEYNNHMIHKHQDISESNFSVEQS, from the exons ATGGGGAACTGTGCTGACTGCATGAGGAATTTCTTTTGCCGGACAAAAAACACCAACGTGCGTGTCAGTCTGCCGGCTGTCTGCTTTGTCTGGCAGATTGCTATGATTGTGCTGTTTGGAGTTTTCATCCGCTACGATGAAGAGTCAGACACCCACTGGGCACAGCACAAAAGGGATCACAACATCACCAGTGACATTGAAAATGACTTCTATTTCAGATATCCCA GCTTCCAGGACGTCCACGTCATGATCTTCGTTGGCTTCGGTTTCCTTATGACCTTCCTGAAACGTTACAGCTTCGGCGGCGTCGGCTTCAACTTCCTGATTGCCTCCTTCGGTCTGCAGTGGGCCCTTCTCATGCAAGGCTGGTTCCACTCCCTCGACCCCGAAACTGGAAAAATCTCCATTGGAGTTGAGAG TCTGATCAATGCTGACTTCTGCTGTGCCGGCTCTCTGATCGCCTACGGTGCCCTGCTGGGAAAAGTGAGCCCCGTCCAGCTGTTGGTTGTCACCTTATTTGGCGTCACACTCTTTGCTGTGGAAGAATACATCATCCTCGACCTCCTTCAT TGCAGAGATGCTGGAGGCTCCATGGTCATTCACGCCTTTGGAGGATACTATGGTTTAGCCATTTCCTGGGTCCTGTACCGACCAAACCTGTACCAAAGCAAAGGCCTCAATGGATCCGTCTACCACTCGGATGTATTTGCTATGATCG GAACACTGTTCCTGTGGATGTTCTGGCCCAGTTTCAactcggccatcacggaccacgGCGACGGACAGCACAGAGCCGCCATCAACACTTACCTCGCCCTCGCCTCCTCTGTGCTCACAACGGTGGCCATTTCCAGCATGTCTCAGAAGAGAGGAAAACTAGACATG GTGCATATCCAGAATGCCACTCTGGCTGGTGGTGTTGCCATGGGGACAGCGGCAGAGTTCATGATCACTCCCTATGGTTCACTCATCGTGGGTTTCTGCTGCGGAATCATCTCCACCTTCGGCTACCTGTATGTCACG CCATTCTTAGAGAAGTATCTGAAAATCCAGGATACATGTGGCGTCCACAACCTGCACGCTTTGCCAGGGATGCTGGGTGGCTTCGTAGGTGCCATCGTTGCTGCAGCAGCCACTGAGTCTGTCTATAGTAAAGAGGG gTTGATCAACACATTTGACTTTGAAGGGGAATTTGCAGACAGGTCTGTCGGGACACAGGGAGGCTTCCAGGCTGCTGGCACATGTGTAGCCATTGCATTTGGACTCGTAGGAGGTGCAATTGTCG GTCTCATCCTGAGGTTTCCTATCTGGGGCGATCCTGCTGATGACAACTGCTTTGAGGATGAAGTGTACTGGGAG gtcCCTGAGGATGAGGAGTCCATCCCGCCTGTTTTGGAGTACAACAACCACATGATACACAAGCACCAAGACAT ATCTGAGTCAAACTTCTCTGTGGAGCAAAGTTAG